In a genomic window of Primulina huaijiensis isolate GDHJ02 unplaced genomic scaffold, ASM1229523v2 scaffold37281, whole genome shotgun sequence:
- the LOC140968463 gene encoding probable methyltransferase At1g29790: MVKLCFPTCRLGRIMGWLQVVLGGLVILLSLSTLGKLYSPGFFLHSYHICPHLYDVNHVVLQEIDFRALAARVDEVLNKMESLQENLESAVHRMDNNEGSIPRLEYKKFLEDEVIRPVYRAYIALRQIRFPKIEGSENITIKEDPLINTFVVEEIRKYITPKENRVGNINIYGSEKVYNTIGHACVLMKKELEEYMDYDVGSYCKDDWNLAQKLMVHGCDPLPRRRCFARASKLYLRPYSINESLWRIPEGRNVRWSNYQCRNFECLSGKNPKRGYSKCTGCFEMDKEKLKWITNTTLPTDFLIQDVLSTKPGEIRIGLDFGIGTGTFAARMREQNVTIVSTALNLGAPFSETIALRGLIPLYLTLNQRLPFFDNTMDLIHTAGFMDGWLNLQLLDFILFDWDRVLRPGGLLWIDKLFCKRKDLDDYMYMFLQFRYRKHRWAIAPKTKDEVCLSALLEKPLRSL; encoded by the coding sequence ATGGTGAAGTTGTGTTTTCCTACGTGTAGATTAGGGAGAATTATGGGTTGGCTTCAAGTTGTGTTAGGAGGTCTTGTCATACTTCTGAGCTTATCAACACTAGGTAAGCTTTACTCTCCCGGATTTTTCTTACACAGCTACCATATATGTCCCCATCTCTATGATGTTAATCATGTTGTGCTTCAAGAAATCGATTTCAGAGCTCTAGCAGCTCGAGTAGATGAAGTGCTTAACAAGATGGAAAGCCTTCAAGAGAATCTCGAATCAGCCGTGCATCGAATGGATAATAACGAAGGCAGCATTCCAAGATTGGAGTACAAGAAGTTCTTGGAGGATGAGGTGATTAGGCCAGTCTATAGAGCCTACATTGCTCTCAGGCAAATTCGTTTCCCGAAAATCGAAGGGAGTGAAAACATTACTATAAAAGAGGATCCCTTGATCAATACTTTCGTTGTAGAGGAGATTCGGAAGTACATAACACCTAAAGAGAACAGGGTGGGCAATATTAACATATATGGATCTGAGAAGGTATACAACACGATAGGGCATGCTTGCGTGCTGATGAAGAAAGAATTGGAAGAGTATATGGACTATGATGTTGGATCGTATTGTAAGGATGATTGGAACTTGGCTCAAAAGCTTATGGTTCACGGGTGTGATCCATTGCCTCGAAGACGGTGCTTTGCACGAGCCTCTAAACTATACTTgagaccttattcgatcaacGAGTCTCTTTGGAGGATACCTGAGGGGAGAAATGTGCGGTGGAGTAATTATCAGTGCAGAAACTTTGAGTGCTTATCTGGCAAGAATCCAAAACGAGGTTATTCGAAGTGCACAGGATGTTTCGAAATGGACAAGGAAAAACTCAAGTGGATTACAAACACCACCCTTCCTACAGATTTCTTGATCCAAGATGTTTTGTCAACCAAACCGGGTGAAATAAGAATCGGATTGGATTTTGGAATAGGGACGGGTACATTTGCAGCACGAATGAGAGAGCAAAACGTGACCATTGTTTCGACAGCCTTAAACTTAGGAGCCCCTTTTAGTGAAACCATCGCTTTAAGAGGGTTGATCCCTTTATATTTGACGTTGAACCAACGCTTACCGTTCTTTGATAACACGATGGACTTGATTCACACAGCAGGCTTTATGGATGGATGGCTCAATTTACAGCTGTTAGATTTCATCTTGTTCGATTGGGATCGTGTTTTGAGGCCGGGCGGATTGCTATGGATCGATAAGTTGTTCTGTAAAAGGAAAGACTTGGATGACTACATGTATATGTTTTTGCAGTTTAGATATCGGAAACACAGATGGGCAATTGCTCCCAAAACTAAGGATGAAGTTTGCCTTTCAGCTTTGCTTGAGAAGCCTCTTAGATCACTTTAA